Proteins encoded together in one Terriglobus saanensis SP1PR4 window:
- a CDS encoding TolC family protein, which yields MRFCTALVAGVLVCLTVPSSFLRGQEVAAASVTPTLTLAEAEAAAIANQPRLLAAQLRSRASAQRIREARSAYMPTVGFNATGALVADTGSSTATGNITTSAISDRFAYGGNLVQLVTDFGRTSALVGSAQATAEAQRSLMTLTRAQIRLNVREAYYQVLGAEAVLRAAEAAHASRQLISRQLSALAQSELRSTLDVNFAKVLESQAELAVVRAQSVVAQQRGHLATAMGSERIISAKLIEVTEAQVPPAAPEELLAGAQTQRADLGAAQAQQHAAAEFALSEKRLSYPTLNVLGTAGQIPYRDHTLHDSYAAAGFNLNIPIFNGGLFTARRTEAELEANARSRDVQEVKLQVTEQVRNAWYQTDEAYRSLDVSARLVAQSKEALRLAQDRYEAGLGSIVELNEAQLNETSAEITSADATYTYLSRHAELDFAAGLLN from the coding sequence ATGAGATTTTGCACGGCTCTTGTAGCCGGCGTCCTGGTCTGTCTCACCGTGCCGAGTAGTTTCCTGCGGGGGCAGGAAGTGGCCGCGGCATCTGTAACACCAACGCTGACCCTGGCAGAAGCCGAGGCGGCGGCGATCGCGAATCAGCCTCGTCTGCTCGCCGCTCAACTGAGATCTCGCGCCTCCGCGCAACGTATTCGAGAAGCACGGTCGGCCTACATGCCAACGGTGGGCTTCAACGCCACGGGCGCGCTGGTGGCCGATACGGGAAGCTCCACGGCAACGGGGAATATCACAACCTCCGCGATCTCGGACCGCTTCGCCTATGGCGGCAACCTCGTGCAGCTCGTGACCGATTTCGGACGGACGAGCGCTCTTGTAGGCAGCGCCCAAGCGACTGCGGAAGCGCAACGCAGCTTAATGACGCTGACCAGAGCGCAGATCCGACTGAACGTGCGTGAGGCGTATTACCAGGTGCTTGGGGCCGAAGCGGTGCTGCGAGCCGCAGAGGCAGCCCATGCCAGTCGGCAGCTCATCTCACGCCAGCTTTCCGCGCTTGCTCAAAGCGAGCTGAGATCGACGCTCGATGTCAACTTCGCCAAGGTACTGGAGAGCCAGGCGGAACTGGCTGTAGTGCGGGCGCAGAGCGTGGTGGCCCAACAGAGAGGCCACCTTGCCACTGCCATGGGATCGGAAAGAATCATCTCCGCGAAGCTTATCGAGGTAACAGAAGCGCAAGTGCCTCCAGCCGCTCCAGAGGAGTTGCTCGCTGGCGCGCAGACGCAGCGTGCAGACCTGGGCGCGGCGCAAGCCCAGCAGCATGCCGCCGCAGAGTTTGCGCTTTCCGAAAAGCGGTTGAGCTATCCCACACTAAATGTTCTAGGGACGGCTGGTCAGATTCCTTATCGCGACCACACGCTGCATGACAGCTACGCGGCAGCGGGTTTCAACCTGAACATTCCGATCTTCAATGGCGGTCTTTTTACGGCTCGTCGCACGGAAGCGGAGCTGGAAGCGAATGCACGCTCGCGGGATGTGCAGGAGGTCAAGCTACAGGTAACCGAGCAGGTCCGGAACGCCTGGTACCAGACGGATGAAGCCTACCGCAGCCTGGATGTCTCCGCACGGCTGGTTGCGCAGAGCAAAGAGGCTCTGCGACTGGCACAGGACCGCTACGAAGCTGGTCTGGGAAGCATTGTGGAGTTGAACGAAGCGCAGCTCAATGAAACCTCAGCCGAAATCACTTCGGCAGACGCCACCTACACCTACCTCTCTCGCCATGCGGAGCTGGACTTCGCCGCTGGTCTGTTGAATTGA
- a CDS encoding efflux RND transporter periplasmic adaptor subunit gives MAFTKRKALLGVVAALTASNLTACKSAAPPVTEVPTVPVANVTPATLENDLTVSAEFRPYQEVDVMAKISGYVKNIRVDIGDRVHQGDILATLEVPEIQDDKAKARAGVAVAEANVVTAQAAVQQASAATNMAHLSFQRIRDVAARDKGLVPRQEVDVAQSRDMEATARLASANSAVKAAKQAKLAADSEYARAEAMMQYATIRAPFSGVITKRYANTGSMIQAGTSSQTQAMPIVRLAQNDLLRLTLPVPVSAVSEVKNGQAVDVNLANPRRTLQGTITRSSNTVQMATRTMETEVDVPNRDGSLVPGMYAEVHLHLAARPNVLSVPLDAVEGLGTSIQQAYVVRGGVVHLIPIVVGLQTATRVEILSGLQSGDRVIVGRHTGLSDGEKVDAHPATYESTSSRS, from the coding sequence ATGGCGTTTACCAAACGTAAAGCGTTGCTCGGAGTTGTGGCTGCGCTCACTGCCTCCAACCTCACGGCCTGCAAGTCCGCCGCGCCTCCTGTGACCGAAGTTCCCACTGTTCCAGTTGCGAATGTGACTCCAGCAACGCTTGAGAACGATCTGACTGTTTCTGCAGAGTTCCGGCCCTACCAAGAGGTCGACGTCATGGCGAAGATCTCTGGCTACGTGAAGAATATTCGCGTGGATATCGGAGATCGTGTGCATCAAGGCGATATTCTCGCTACGCTCGAAGTTCCCGAGATCCAGGACGACAAAGCCAAGGCAAGAGCCGGTGTTGCCGTCGCTGAAGCCAATGTGGTCACCGCGCAGGCGGCTGTCCAGCAGGCTTCTGCTGCAACGAACATGGCCCACCTTTCGTTCCAGCGGATACGGGATGTTGCTGCAAGAGATAAAGGTCTGGTTCCCAGACAGGAAGTCGATGTAGCACAGTCGCGCGATATGGAAGCGACGGCGAGATTGGCGAGCGCCAACTCCGCGGTGAAGGCCGCCAAACAGGCAAAGCTTGCAGCCGACTCGGAGTATGCCAGGGCGGAGGCCATGATGCAGTACGCCACCATTCGCGCGCCTTTTAGCGGTGTGATCACAAAGCGCTATGCGAACACCGGATCGATGATTCAGGCGGGTACATCTTCGCAGACACAGGCCATGCCGATCGTTCGTCTCGCGCAAAACGACCTGCTTCGTCTTACGCTACCTGTTCCGGTCTCTGCTGTCTCCGAAGTGAAGAACGGACAAGCGGTCGACGTAAATCTTGCGAACCCCAGGCGCACTCTGCAAGGAACGATCACGCGATCCAGCAATACGGTGCAGATGGCGACACGCACCATGGAGACAGAGGTGGATGTGCCGAACCGGGATGGCAGCCTGGTTCCGGGCATGTATGCAGAGGTGCATCTCCATCTGGCAGCGCGTCCCAATGTTCTAAGCGTGCCTCTGGATGCAGTGGAAGGCCTCGGGACCAGTATACAGCAGGCTTACGTAGTGCGTGGCGGGGTAGTTCATCTAATCCCTATCGTCGTCGGTCTGCAAACAGCAACGCGCGTGGAGATCCTTTCCGGCTTGCAGAGTGGAGACCGGGTGATCGTTGGCAGGCACACCGGATTGTCGGATGGCGAGAAGGTCGATGCCCACCCTGCTACGTACGAAAGTACATCGAGCCGCAGCTAA
- a CDS encoding efflux RND transporter permease subunit, producing the protein MSGFSIRNPYLILVLCLVVMILGTVSAGDMPVDMFPTINLPVVAVATFYSGMPPQQIETNITYHLERQFTLASGIDHMESRSLPGVSLIKVFFRAGTDADAAAASISSLAMSDLRDMPPGTYPPIILKQDASSIPVALVPLTGAGLSESKLKDIGQNYVRNQLASVQGASVPQPFGGTWRQIQLYADPYKLEANQLSPMDVVRAVNESNVILPAGDAEIGRYDYSIYTNSMLKGPDDIAQVPIKTVGQSPVRIGDVATPKDSFAKQYSIVRVDGQRAVYVPIFKQGGDSNTIAIVNGVRETLKKLYDVPSALKSEVVFDQARFVRTAIETLIHEGGVGLFLTCLMILVFLGSLRATIAVFFSIPLSLLATFIVLRMTGNSVNSMVLGGLALALSRLIDNSVVVLENIFRHLENGETPAVAAEKGGSEVALPVLAGTLTTVVVFFPVTMLYGVSRFLFSALALAVVISLFASYFVALTVVPLFCSKFIKSAHGDVVHESAETEQAIDADPTVDKVGLWVRFNARFTAGFDGLLHRYDRLVQQVLDAPKKVLLVSGIVFLLSLLLFPLLGLSFFPRTDAAQFVINFKAPSGTRLNDTEVEAAKLEGIVRRVVSKHDMGMIVSNLGVDPGFSALYSPNAAMHTGFTQVALNPEHKTSSFTYIDEVKNALAKEMPELQTFFSSGSLVDGVLNMGGSAPIDVRIAGNDINADYGMAQSIAAKIRKVRGVADVYIPQDIDYPALRISVDRTRASELGLTEKEVVSNLITALTSNQMIAPSIWIDPKSGNNYFLTVMYKEGQVRSIEDLKAIPLHGTNVAQPTRLDMVANIEQFNAPTELDHTQIRRFVDIYVRPQNEDLGKITTQIQAIVDSAHAPHGMDVTLTGSVNSMNASFRSFAIGLTLSVLLLYLILVAQFRSFLDPFIILLALPPGITGVILTLLAWGTTLNVMSLMGVVMLAGISLSNSILIVEFAHHLLKDGMNVREAIITSCRVRLRPILMTSLATLIGLLPMALKLGEGSESYAPLAQALIGGLTLSVLLTVFLVPAGFYLTYRNRPVVT; encoded by the coding sequence ATGTCGGGATTTTCCATCCGAAACCCTTATCTAATTCTGGTGCTGTGCCTTGTAGTAATGATTCTTGGCACTGTGAGTGCAGGAGACATGCCGGTTGATATGTTTCCAACCATCAATCTGCCCGTGGTGGCTGTGGCTACGTTTTACTCAGGCATGCCACCCCAACAGATCGAGACAAACATCACGTATCACCTCGAACGTCAGTTCACGTTGGCAAGCGGTATTGACCACATGGAGTCACGCTCTCTTCCCGGTGTGAGCCTTATCAAGGTCTTCTTCCGTGCGGGTACAGACGCAGATGCGGCAGCAGCCTCCATCTCTTCGCTTGCCATGAGCGATCTTCGCGACATGCCTCCAGGCACCTATCCACCCATCATCCTGAAGCAGGATGCTTCCAGCATTCCTGTCGCACTGGTTCCACTGACCGGTGCCGGATTGAGCGAGAGCAAGCTAAAAGACATCGGACAGAACTATGTGCGTAACCAGCTTGCCAGCGTTCAGGGTGCTTCTGTTCCTCAGCCCTTTGGTGGAACGTGGCGCCAGATCCAGCTCTACGCCGATCCGTACAAGCTTGAGGCTAATCAACTCAGTCCTATGGACGTTGTCCGGGCAGTCAATGAATCCAACGTTATCCTGCCCGCTGGGGACGCCGAGATTGGACGCTACGACTACAGCATCTATACCAACTCGATGCTCAAGGGACCGGACGATATCGCCCAGGTGCCGATCAAGACCGTCGGGCAATCGCCGGTCCGCATCGGAGATGTCGCAACGCCGAAGGACTCCTTTGCGAAGCAGTACAGCATCGTTCGGGTCGACGGCCAGCGTGCGGTTTACGTGCCGATTTTCAAACAAGGTGGCGACTCCAACACCATCGCGATTGTGAACGGCGTGCGAGAGACGCTGAAGAAGCTCTATGACGTTCCCTCCGCATTGAAGAGTGAGGTCGTCTTCGATCAGGCGCGCTTCGTACGCACCGCGATTGAAACCTTGATTCACGAAGGCGGCGTGGGCCTCTTTCTCACTTGCCTCATGATCCTTGTGTTTCTTGGGAGTCTTCGCGCGACCATTGCCGTCTTCTTTTCGATTCCCCTCTCTCTGCTGGCTACGTTCATCGTCCTGCGTATGACAGGCAACTCGGTAAACAGCATGGTGCTTGGCGGCCTTGCTCTGGCGCTGTCGCGACTTATCGATAACTCTGTGGTGGTGCTGGAGAATATCTTTCGCCATCTGGAGAACGGAGAGACGCCTGCTGTCGCTGCGGAAAAAGGGGGCAGCGAGGTCGCTCTTCCCGTGCTCGCCGGCACTCTCACGACCGTAGTCGTCTTCTTCCCTGTAACAATGCTCTATGGTGTGAGCCGCTTCCTGTTCTCTGCACTCGCGCTCGCTGTCGTGATCTCACTCTTTGCGTCTTACTTTGTGGCCCTGACGGTCGTGCCACTCTTCTGTTCCAAGTTCATCAAGAGCGCACATGGCGACGTGGTTCACGAGTCCGCGGAGACAGAGCAGGCGATCGATGCCGATCCGACTGTAGATAAAGTAGGACTGTGGGTGCGTTTCAACGCAAGGTTTACCGCGGGGTTCGACGGGCTATTACACCGCTACGACCGTCTGGTGCAGCAGGTTCTGGATGCACCCAAGAAGGTACTGCTCGTATCCGGCATTGTGTTCCTCCTCAGCCTGCTGCTCTTTCCCTTGCTTGGATTGTCCTTCTTTCCACGCACGGATGCTGCCCAGTTCGTCATCAATTTCAAAGCGCCTTCAGGTACCCGTCTGAATGACACAGAGGTCGAAGCGGCCAAACTGGAAGGAATAGTGCGTCGCGTCGTCTCCAAACACGACATGGGGATGATCGTGTCTAACCTTGGTGTCGATCCCGGCTTCTCCGCGCTTTATTCGCCCAACGCCGCGATGCATACGGGATTCACTCAGGTCGCTCTGAATCCGGAACATAAGACGAGCAGCTTTACTTACATCGATGAGGTTAAGAACGCGCTTGCGAAAGAGATGCCGGAACTGCAGACATTTTTCTCCAGCGGTAGCCTGGTAGATGGAGTCCTCAATATGGGCGGCTCTGCACCGATCGATGTACGTATCGCAGGGAACGATATCAACGCCGACTACGGCATGGCGCAGTCCATCGCGGCAAAGATACGCAAAGTCCGTGGTGTGGCCGACGTCTATATTCCGCAGGACATCGATTATCCCGCGCTACGCATTTCAGTGGACCGTACACGAGCAAGTGAGCTTGGACTTACGGAAAAAGAAGTCGTATCCAATCTCATCACCGCACTTACTTCCAACCAGATGATCGCTCCAAGTATCTGGATCGACCCCAAAAGTGGCAACAACTACTTCCTCACCGTGATGTACAAGGAAGGTCAGGTCAGATCGATCGAAGATTTGAAAGCGATTCCGCTGCATGGAACCAATGTTGCACAACCAACGCGTCTGGATATGGTTGCAAACATCGAGCAGTTCAATGCACCGACGGAGTTAGATCATACGCAGATCCGCCGGTTCGTCGATATCTATGTTCGTCCGCAAAACGAAGATCTTGGAAAGATCACCACGCAGATTCAGGCCATCGTGGATTCAGCTCATGCCCCGCATGGCATGGATGTGACGCTCACGGGAAGTGTGAACTCGATGAACGCTTCCTTCCGCAGCTTCGCCATTGGACTTACTCTCTCTGTCCTTCTGCTGTATCTCATCCTGGTCGCTCAATTTCGCTCCTTCCTGGATCCCTTCATCATCCTGCTGGCTCTTCCTCCAGGAATCACGGGCGTTATTCTGACCCTTCTGGCTTGGGGAACAACGCTCAATGTTATGTCGCTTATGGGAGTCGTGATGCTGGCAGGCATATCGCTTTCCAACAGCATCCTGATTGTGGAGTTCGCCCATCATCTGCTCAAAGACGGGATGAATGTTCGCGAGGCCATCATCACTTCCTGTCGCGTGCGTCTGCGGCCGATTTTGATGACTTCGCTGGCTACGTTGATCGGTCTTCTACCGATGGCGCTCAAGCTGGGCGAAGGCAGTGAATCGTATGCACCGCTGGCCCAAGCGCTGATCGGTGGCCTGACGCTTTCCGTGCTGCTCACGGTCTTCCTTGTACCCGCTGGCTTTTATCTCACCTACCGAAACAGGCCAGTCGTCACATAA
- the xylA gene encoding xylose isomerase → MPETIFTHFETIKFEGHGSSKPLSYQFYDANKVVLGKPLKEHLRFAVAYWHSLAMTGSDPFGGPTIARPWFAAGDPIAQAKVKADAAFELFRVLDLPFFCWHDADIAPPGNTLADTLKNFHIMVDYLEEKMQGYDTKLLWGTANLFSHPRFMAGASTNPDPQVFAWSAATVKNCMDATKRLGGSNYVLWGGREGYETLLNTDMKKELEQMGRFLSLVVDYKHKIGFEGQILIEPKPKEPTVHQYDFDAATVYGFLKRFGLENEVKVNLEANHATLAGHTFEHEIATAGSLGILGSLDINRGDALLGWDTDQFPNDLWTMTMSMYHVIRAGGLGKGGCNFDAKVRRQSFTAEDMVHAHVGGVDLCARAFLTAAAIIEDGTYDALLEERYSGWKSGEASSMLAGKYSLDQIEKMALENAIDPQPRSGKQEQLENLLMRSIYSAKL, encoded by the coding sequence ATGCCCGAAACGATTTTTACTCACTTCGAGACAATAAAGTTCGAGGGTCACGGTTCCTCGAAACCGCTATCGTATCAATTTTATGATGCAAACAAGGTAGTTCTCGGCAAGCCGCTGAAAGAGCATCTGCGGTTTGCGGTCGCCTACTGGCACTCGCTCGCCATGACGGGCAGCGACCCTTTCGGCGGACCCACGATTGCCCGTCCCTGGTTTGCCGCGGGCGATCCCATTGCACAGGCCAAGGTTAAGGCTGACGCAGCTTTTGAGCTCTTCCGCGTCCTGGATCTTCCATTCTTCTGTTGGCACGATGCAGATATCGCTCCACCCGGCAATACACTCGCCGACACTTTGAAGAACTTCCACATCATGGTGGATTATCTCGAAGAGAAGATGCAAGGATACGACACGAAACTGCTCTGGGGCACGGCCAATCTCTTCTCTCATCCTCGCTTTATGGCCGGTGCATCCACCAATCCTGACCCGCAGGTATTTGCCTGGTCCGCCGCGACGGTAAAGAATTGCATGGATGCGACCAAGCGCCTCGGCGGCAGCAATTATGTTCTTTGGGGTGGTCGTGAGGGATACGAAACACTTCTGAATACGGACATGAAAAAGGAACTCGAACAGATGGGTCGCTTCCTGTCTCTCGTAGTCGACTATAAGCACAAGATCGGTTTCGAAGGCCAGATCCTCATCGAGCCCAAGCCTAAAGAACCAACCGTGCATCAGTATGATTTTGACGCTGCAACCGTATATGGCTTTCTGAAGCGCTTTGGCCTGGAGAACGAGGTGAAGGTCAATCTCGAAGCAAATCACGCGACGCTTGCCGGCCATACCTTTGAGCACGAAATCGCAACGGCGGGCAGCCTCGGCATTCTGGGCTCGCTCGATATCAATCGTGGCGATGCTCTTCTCGGCTGGGATACCGATCAGTTCCCCAATGACCTGTGGACGATGACGATGTCGATGTACCACGTCATCAGAGCGGGCGGTCTGGGCAAAGGAGGTTGCAACTTTGACGCGAAAGTCCGCCGCCAGAGCTTTACCGCAGAGGACATGGTGCACGCACATGTGGGTGGAGTAGACCTCTGCGCACGTGCCTTCCTCACGGCAGCCGCCATCATCGAAGATGGCACATATGATGCCCTGCTCGAGGAGCGCTACTCAGGATGGAAATCCGGCGAGGCCTCGAGCATGCTCGCCGGAAAGTACTCTCTGGACCAAATAGAAAAGATGGCCCTTGAGAATGCAATCGATCCACAGCCGCGTTCAGGCAAACAGGAACAGCTCGAAAACCTGCTCATGCGCAGCATCTACTCAGCCAAGCTGTAA
- a CDS encoding MGMT family protein, producing the protein MKRVKGTNEDAKGRALIGITKIAGRAVRRIPFRGEAPFEGERDRSFRRIILSIPSGKVSTYGKVAAAAGYPLYHRAVARMLRTDPPDRLPWHRVVGAGGAIKLPGEAAKEQRARLRLEGVRFRGERVDMEGFEYPLSPWESA; encoded by the coding sequence GTGAAACGCGTCAAAGGTACAAACGAAGATGCAAAAGGTCGGGCGCTTATCGGCATAACCAAAATAGCCGGAAGGGCGGTTCGGCGAATACCATTCCGTGGCGAAGCGCCGTTCGAGGGAGAGCGAGATCGCTCGTTCCGGCGAATCATCTTATCGATCCCCTCCGGCAAAGTGAGTACTTACGGCAAGGTAGCCGCTGCTGCCGGCTATCCGCTGTATCACCGAGCAGTCGCCCGGATGCTAAGGACAGATCCCCCAGATCGACTGCCATGGCATCGGGTGGTGGGAGCGGGCGGGGCGATCAAGTTACCGGGTGAGGCAGCAAAAGAACAACGCGCGAGACTGCGGCTTGAGGGTGTCAGGTTTCGCGGGGAACGCGTGGACATGGAAGGATTTGAATATCCGCTCTCCCCTTGGGAGAGTGCGTGA
- a CDS encoding energy transducer TonB, whose protein sequence is MKLNVSVEGDTDHIRPTIAAVTVHAIVIVLIFLVHGAAKNVYPYRLPGTKIGQSTLLVYRPGSRITSDAGAIMRHEQNRPIPALTTKNVQDQAAPSASAKAEKGQEDSALSGKGEGDVTIAMGKVFPRPQPDLSALAHGRGGNVIMDVVISETGKISEVRLVQGIEPTIDQFVMEKVRGWIFEPATRNGVAVASEQELIFRYERV, encoded by the coding sequence ATGAAGCTCAACGTTTCCGTGGAAGGCGACACTGACCATATACGGCCGACCATCGCGGCCGTGACAGTTCATGCGATCGTGATCGTTCTAATTTTCCTGGTGCATGGCGCAGCGAAGAATGTTTATCCCTATCGGCTCCCTGGTACAAAGATCGGTCAAAGCACTCTCCTGGTCTACCGTCCCGGCTCACGTATCACTTCGGACGCAGGGGCGATCATGCGTCACGAGCAGAACAGGCCAATTCCTGCTTTGACAACAAAGAATGTTCAAGATCAGGCAGCACCATCCGCGTCTGCGAAAGCAGAGAAGGGCCAGGAGGACTCTGCTTTGAGCGGCAAAGGCGAGGGCGATGTAACGATAGCCATGGGCAAGGTATTTCCACGACCGCAACCTGACCTGAGCGCCTTGGCTCATGGTCGCGGCGGCAATGTCATCATGGATGTCGTCATCAGCGAAACTGGAAAGATCTCCGAAGTGCGGCTCGTTCAGGGAATCGAGCCGACCATCGATCAGTTCGTCATGGAGAAAGTGCGCGGTTGGATCTTTGAACCTGCAACCCGAAACGGAGTTGCAGTGGCAAGTGAACAGGAGCTCATCTTTCGCTATGAGAGAGTGTAG
- a CDS encoding GGDEF domain-containing protein, producing the protein MFARIVALAVFAFGALFSQAKQAGAETTPISAIVIEGLGKGTASLDGPWQFHPGDDPAWATPAFDSSRWEQLRADRPWGKQGHAHYTGFAWYRCSISLTPAPGIAPQFSLLVPHVKDAYEIYWNGSLIGRNGKLDSHPVWYYSQSAQVFELGDMSRGVLAVRVWKAPLLSDDFGDAGGFESAPLIGSPAAIATARAALDYQWLRSQQFVFGDSLLCALVACLSLLLWLRNPTRWLLFWMTGFAIVSPANLLLLNAHLHWSYVVAMGAAQVLSSIRDVSLWFLLVWLLSLHENSAITRLTRILACICLANGILDGVLIALSWRSQWSGMVQAADAISAFLYTLLEAFPLILAGYALFHRKTLDSTRWLVAITAFLDEMLLVFRNAVKQGRQFTHWPIASSIDSPLFTIGGSAISLRTLVGASLLVAIVYAVYNSVRDDQRRQDKLRQEKVELMRESERIRHYAEHDGLTGLWNHRIIVQRLRQELERSRREKVPLSVILIDVDHFKKVNDTFGHPVGDLVLKELSAIFMSSLRTHDWGGRYGGEEFLLILPGCSIEGALSRAEELRLAVQSARIMDGETMLEVTASFGVASNFTSNHEYEAVIRVVDTALYRAKSSGRNCVVSAEPNMPFC; encoded by the coding sequence TTGTTCGCCCGCATCGTTGCTCTTGCTGTGTTTGCCTTCGGTGCCCTTTTTTCACAGGCGAAACAGGCTGGAGCAGAGACCACGCCAATCTCTGCCATCGTTATCGAGGGCCTCGGCAAGGGAACAGCCAGCCTCGACGGCCCTTGGCAGTTCCATCCAGGAGACGATCCGGCATGGGCGACTCCCGCTTTTGACAGTTCTCGCTGGGAGCAACTTCGTGCGGACCGCCCTTGGGGCAAGCAGGGTCACGCCCACTACACAGGCTTTGCCTGGTACCGGTGTTCCATCTCGCTCACCCCAGCCCCTGGTATCGCTCCGCAGTTTTCGCTTTTGGTGCCGCATGTCAAAGATGCATATGAAATTTATTGGAACGGTTCACTCATTGGACGTAACGGCAAGCTCGACTCCCATCCGGTTTGGTACTACTCTCAGTCGGCGCAAGTTTTTGAACTTGGCGACATGTCGCGCGGCGTTCTGGCCGTGCGCGTTTGGAAGGCCCCCCTGCTTTCCGATGATTTCGGTGATGCAGGGGGATTTGAGTCAGCCCCTCTGATCGGAAGTCCCGCAGCCATCGCGACCGCTAGGGCTGCGCTCGACTATCAGTGGCTGCGCAGCCAGCAATTCGTTTTTGGGGATAGCCTCCTCTGTGCCCTGGTTGCGTGTTTGAGTCTTCTCCTCTGGTTGCGAAATCCTACTCGGTGGCTCCTATTCTGGATGACAGGCTTTGCCATTGTTTCACCGGCCAATCTGCTGCTCCTGAACGCTCATCTCCACTGGTCTTATGTTGTGGCCATGGGAGCTGCACAAGTCCTATCCTCCATACGGGATGTATCACTCTGGTTTCTGCTTGTCTGGCTTCTCTCTCTCCATGAAAATAGTGCGATAACCCGGCTCACCCGCATCCTTGCTTGCATTTGCCTCGCGAACGGAATTCTGGATGGCGTACTGATTGCCTTGAGTTGGAGATCGCAGTGGAGCGGAATGGTCCAGGCCGCCGATGCTATATCGGCCTTTCTCTATACTCTGCTTGAGGCTTTTCCTCTGATTTTGGCCGGCTATGCGCTTTTCCATCGCAAAACACTTGACTCGACCCGCTGGCTGGTAGCTATTACGGCTTTCCTGGATGAAATGCTTCTCGTTTTTAGGAACGCGGTTAAACAGGGCCGCCAATTTACCCATTGGCCCATCGCGTCCAGCATCGATTCGCCACTCTTCACGATCGGTGGCAGCGCAATCTCTCTCCGCACTCTCGTCGGAGCATCCCTCCTTGTCGCCATCGTCTATGCCGTCTATAACAGCGTTCGCGATGACCAGCGTCGTCAGGACAAACTGAGACAGGAGAAGGTGGAACTCATGCGTGAAAGTGAGCGAATACGTCACTATGCCGAGCACGACGGTTTGACCGGTCTTTGGAACCATCGCATCATCGTTCAGCGATTGCGCCAGGAGCTGGAACGCTCGCGCCGCGAAAAGGTGCCACTCAGCGTCATCCTGATTGATGTGGATCATTTCAAGAAGGTCAACGATACCTTCGGTCATCCAGTGGGAGACCTGGTACTGAAAGAGCTCAGCGCAATCTTTATGAGTTCTTTGCGCACCCACGACTGGGGCGGACGTTACGGCGGCGAGGAGTTCCTACTGATCCTGCCAGGTTGCAGCATAGAAGGCGCGCTGAGCCGCGCCGAAGAACTGCGCCTGGCTGTGCAGTCGGCGCGTATCATGGATGGCGAGACAATGCTGGAGGTGACTGCAAGCTTCGGCGTGGCCTCGAACTTCACATCGAACCATGAGTATGAGGCTGTGATTCGAGTCGTCGACACAGCTCTCTATCGGGCCAAAAGCAGTGGGCGCAATTGCGTCGTCTCAGCTGAACCCAACATGCCATTTTGTTAA
- a CDS encoding RNA polymerase sigma factor, translating to MINQVTTMPDSFHNEVYAEDVSLLSATVAKQKNIGLLHYRTSLYSYAMSLTRSREDSEDLVQETFARAIPGQKDLLAESNMKGWLFTILKHIWFNELRRRRNAPQSISASPDADIFDSIPSDSLGPSEIYMKLFERKQVQESIQGLSPRLREIIVLREYAELSYRDIAAVLGCPMGTVMSRLTRARQKLQVSLSAMA from the coding sequence ATGATTAACCAAGTCACCACTATGCCCGACAGTTTCCATAACGAAGTATATGCAGAAGACGTTTCTCTCCTATCAGCGACGGTCGCCAAACAAAAAAATATTGGTTTGCTGCATTACCGAACTTCCCTCTACAGCTACGCCATGTCGCTGACCCGCAGTCGTGAAGACTCCGAAGACCTCGTCCAAGAGACCTTTGCACGCGCGATTCCCGGTCAGAAGGACCTGCTGGCCGAAAGTAATATGAAAGGCTGGCTCTTTACGATTTTGAAGCACATTTGGTTCAACGAACTCAGGCGCCGACGGAATGCTCCTCAGAGTATTTCAGCTTCACCGGATGCAGATATCTTTGACTCCATTCCTTCCGATTCGCTTGGACCGAGCGAGATCTATATGAAATTATTCGAACGAAAGCAGGTCCAGGAATCCATTCAGGGACTTTCCCCGAGACTGAGGGAGATCATCGTCCTAAGAGAATATGCAGAACTTTCTTATCGAGATATTGCCGCCGTTCTAGGGTGTCCTATGGGTACCGTCATGTCGCGCCTCACGCGCGCCAGGCAGAAGCTTCAGGTCTCATTGTCCGCAATGGCGTAA